In Metasolibacillus fluoroglycofenilyticus, a single window of DNA contains:
- a CDS encoding GNAT family N-acetyltransferase — translation MEITIDEKRVIATKDGVELGEMTFVNSNDKFYIIDHTGVYDAARGLGVGKKMVQAFVEHARTNNIKILPLCPFAKAEFEKNHESYADVLHS, via the coding sequence ATGGAAATTACTATTGATGAAAAACGAGTTATCGCTACAAAAGATGGTGTAGAACTTGGCGAGATGACATTCGTCAATTCCAACGATAAGTTTTATATTATTGACCATACGGGTGTTTATGATGCTGCACGTGGGTTAGGTGTCGGTAAAAAAATGGTACAGGCATTTGTTGAACATGCACGCACAAACAATATAAAGATACTTCCATTATGCCCATTCGCTAAAGCTGAGTTTGAAAAAAATCACGAGAGCTATGCGGATGTCTTGCATTCTTAA
- a CDS encoding ABC transporter ATP-binding protein, with protein MEIKDEVILNVKELKKYYPMKKNKAGATVVKAVDNVDFHIKKGETLGIVGESGCGKSTLAKVIIQLLEATTGDILLEGKSLMNCKGPKLKEVRRSMQMIFQDPYASLNPRWTIERTLLEPLIVHKIGTKQERQKIIKNIMKDVGLDESYLSRYPHEFSGGQRQRIGIARALVLNPKLIIADEPVSALDISVQAQILNLLKDLQEEYDLTYMFITHDLSVVQYIADRIMVMYLGRIVEIGDTETIFSKPLHPYTEALISAVPQVTEEKSKERIIIKGDLPSPTSPPTGCHFHTRCPFAMEKCKTEQPQLQFTNDSRAVACHLHS; from the coding sequence ATGGAAATCAAGGATGAAGTAATACTAAATGTAAAAGAGCTCAAAAAATATTATCCGATGAAAAAAAACAAAGCGGGTGCTACAGTTGTAAAGGCTGTTGATAATGTCGATTTTCATATTAAAAAAGGCGAAACATTAGGGATTGTTGGTGAAAGTGGCTGCGGAAAATCAACTTTAGCTAAAGTCATTATTCAATTATTAGAAGCTACAACAGGTGATATTTTGCTTGAGGGCAAGTCTTTAATGAATTGCAAAGGACCAAAATTAAAGGAAGTACGTCGCAGTATGCAAATGATTTTCCAAGACCCTTACGCAAGCTTAAATCCTAGATGGACGATTGAGAGAACCTTATTAGAGCCATTAATTGTTCATAAAATTGGAACAAAGCAGGAACGGCAAAAAATTATTAAAAACATTATGAAAGATGTGGGGTTAGACGAATCCTATTTATCGCGATACCCACATGAATTCAGTGGCGGTCAACGTCAGCGTATCGGGATAGCTAGAGCGCTTGTCTTAAATCCGAAGTTAATTATTGCAGATGAACCTGTTTCAGCACTCGATATATCTGTCCAAGCTCAAATATTAAATTTACTGAAGGATTTACAAGAGGAATATGATTTAACCTATATGTTTATCACGCATGACCTTTCTGTTGTTCAATATATAGCAGACCGAATAATGGTTATGTATTTAGGGAGAATTGTAGAAATTGGCGATACTGAAACGATATTTTCCAAACCTTTACATCCTTATACAGAGGCGCTTATCTCAGCAGTACCTCAAGTAACAGAGGAAAAAAGTAAAGAGCGCATCATTATAAAAGGAGATTTGCCAAGTCCAACATCACCACCAACTGGCTGCCACTTTCATACTCGCTGCCCATTTGCAATGGAAAAATGCAAAACGGAGCAGCCACAACTACAATTTACAAATGACTCAAGGGCAGTAGCGTGTCACTTACATTCTTGA
- a CDS encoding ABC transporter ATP-binding protein, protein MTQKVLEVNNLSTSFHKEKDKVNIVDGISFDIYERESIGIVGESGCGKSLTALSIMGLIKKPLTIQADTLCFAEQYDLSQLTRKKYKKIRAVELSMIFQEPMTALNPVMKIGKQIEEVLKIHTKLNKSERKEEIIQLIKQVGISRPEEIVKNYPHQLSGGMRQRIMIAMAIICKPKLLIADEPTTALDVTIQAQIIDLIKEIQANNNMALMLITHDLGVVHESCDRVAVMYAGRIVEIGKVKDVLHKPLHPYTQGLLASLPTTAAGQARLSYIKGNVPRPGNWSKGCRFADRCPQAMKKCHEVPPELITQENQTSVACWLYENEAVSTNGNQG, encoded by the coding sequence TTGACACAAAAAGTATTAGAGGTAAATAATTTGTCAACTTCATTTCATAAAGAGAAGGACAAAGTGAATATTGTTGATGGGATTTCATTTGATATATATGAACGAGAATCGATAGGCATTGTTGGTGAGAGTGGATGTGGTAAGTCATTAACAGCGCTTTCGATTATGGGTTTAATAAAAAAACCGCTAACAATACAGGCTGATACATTATGCTTTGCGGAGCAATATGATTTAAGCCAATTAACACGAAAAAAATATAAAAAAATACGAGCTGTTGAGTTGTCGATGATCTTCCAAGAACCTATGACTGCTTTAAATCCTGTAATGAAAATAGGGAAACAAATCGAAGAAGTATTAAAAATTCATACGAAATTAAATAAATCAGAGCGAAAAGAAGAAATTATTCAATTAATTAAACAAGTCGGCATATCAAGACCTGAAGAAATCGTAAAAAACTATCCTCACCAGTTATCAGGCGGTATGCGTCAAAGAATTATGATTGCTATGGCAATTATATGCAAGCCTAAATTACTTATAGCAGATGAACCGACTACCGCTTTAGATGTTACGATACAAGCACAAATTATAGATTTAATTAAAGAAATTCAGGCAAATAATAATATGGCATTGATGTTAATCACACATGATTTAGGTGTTGTACATGAATCCTGTGATCGTGTAGCGGTTATGTATGCTGGGCGCATTGTAGAAATAGGTAAGGTTAAGGATGTATTGCATAAGCCTTTACATCCTTATACACAAGGATTATTAGCATCTTTACCAACAACAGCAGCTGGACAAGCACGATTATCGTATATTAAAGGAAACGTGCCAAGACCGGGAAATTGGTCTAAAGGCTGTAGATTTGCGGATCGTTGTCCACAAGCAATGAAAAAATGTCATGAAGTACCACCTGAATTAATAACTCAAGAAAATCAGACGAGCGTTGCTTGTTGGTTATATGAAAACGAGGCGGTGAGTACGAATGGAAATCAAGGATGA
- a CDS encoding aspartate aminotransferase family protein, whose translation MSLQLSRKMYEEMRNYSPSGVNSNSRFVAPHPTYYKKGNGAYLTDLDGNEYLDIVLGNGAIILGHNHKKFMEKYHANLESGIITGVETPLSVKVAKKFLEFVPTAEQVRFSNTGTEAVLHAIMMARSYTNKQDVAVVEGAYNGWSDVVNVSTWADLSQAGEADKPNPLPGSTGLNQKIVESTVVIPFNNIEATQKIIEENHERLAALVLEPTLIDIGYISGNIEFLKAVRELCTKYNIVLIFDELLTGFRESEGGYQKRIGVTPDLSTFGKAIANGFPLSAVAGKKEIMQIAEAKPGGYAFVGTYNGHQSSLAAALAFFEVYEEENVLQKLDERTERLIKFFNSKASELNIDAHMVGKGGHIHWYFTKEKPTNYREAAHGNAEQYIAFIQSMQGDQLYCLAKPLSHHAISLAHEDKELTILEAAMEKALKQVAKI comes from the coding sequence ATGAGCTTACAATTATCGCGTAAAATGTATGAGGAAATGAGGAATTATTCACCAAGTGGCGTGAATTCAAATAGTCGTTTTGTTGCACCACATCCTACATATTATAAAAAGGGAAATGGTGCATACTTAACGGATTTAGATGGCAATGAATATCTAGATATTGTGTTAGGCAATGGTGCAATTATTTTAGGGCATAATCATAAGAAATTTATGGAGAAATATCATGCCAATTTAGAATCCGGCATTATTACAGGGGTTGAAACACCATTATCAGTAAAGGTAGCTAAAAAGTTTTTAGAGTTTGTGCCAACTGCTGAGCAAGTTAGATTTTCAAATACAGGTACGGAGGCGGTGCTACATGCAATTATGATGGCTCGCTCTTACACAAATAAGCAAGATGTAGCTGTTGTGGAAGGCGCGTATAATGGTTGGAGTGATGTAGTCAATGTCAGCACTTGGGCAGATTTATCACAGGCGGGAGAAGCAGATAAACCAAATCCGTTACCAGGCTCGACAGGCTTAAATCAAAAAATTGTAGAAAGTACAGTTGTGATTCCTTTTAATAATATTGAAGCAACACAAAAAATTATTGAGGAAAATCATGAGCGTTTAGCTGCGCTTGTGTTAGAGCCAACATTAATTGATATAGGCTATATATCTGGAAATATTGAATTTTTAAAGGCTGTAAGAGAACTATGTACAAAATACAATATTGTTCTTATTTTCGATGAGCTATTAACAGGCTTTAGGGAATCAGAAGGCGGCTATCAAAAAAGAATTGGTGTGACGCCTGATTTATCAACTTTTGGTAAAGCAATTGCAAATGGTTTTCCATTATCAGCGGTAGCTGGTAAAAAAGAAATTATGCAAATTGCGGAGGCGAAACCAGGCGGTTATGCGTTTGTTGGAACATACAATGGTCATCAATCTTCTTTAGCAGCAGCTTTAGCATTTTTCGAAGTATATGAAGAAGAAAATGTATTACAAAAGTTGGATGAACGTACAGAAAGATTAATCAAATTCTTTAATTCTAAGGCAAGCGAGCTAAACATTGATGCGCATATGGTTGGAAAGGGTGGGCATATTCATTGGTATTTTACAAAAGAGAAGCCAACAAATTATCGTGAGGCTGCACATGGGAATGCAGAGCAATACATCGCTTTTATTCAATCAATGCAGGGCGACCAATTGTACTGCTTAGCAAAGCCATTGTCTCATCACGCTATTTCATTGGCACATGAGGATAAGGAGCTAACGATACTTGAGGCAGCAATGGAAAAGGCATTGAAACAAGTAGCAAAAATTTAA
- a CDS encoding succinylglutamate desuccinylase/aspartoacylase family protein — protein MKKTYEEIEITHLSNGEKVTFGVHKYKGTVEGPIVAISGAVHGDELIGAEIIRRVAKELENYELKGQVWLIPIVNQLAFESVTRNTPLDMNNLNRVFPGDEKGWITDQLAFKFTKEILEKIDAFIDIHAGGKIPIVDYVYIHNDEGLSKAFLSPYLYRPAVSYEGTTATVTTELNIPSVTIEIGGGPNYEKDIARGVEGIINQLVYLKVIDGELKTVENQVVLTEIASIRPTQGGMLVPAFDFSYVNKIIEGQQTIAEIYNPKTFELLETIKAPFEKNVMILMRGYVGTVNSGDYGWMLGNMESKEND, from the coding sequence ATGAAAAAAACATATGAAGAAATCGAAATCACACATTTATCAAATGGTGAGAAGGTGACATTTGGAGTTCATAAATATAAAGGTACAGTTGAAGGCCCAATTGTTGCTATTTCTGGTGCTGTGCATGGAGATGAGTTAATTGGTGCAGAAATCATTCGCCGTGTAGCAAAGGAGTTAGAGAACTATGAGCTAAAGGGGCAAGTATGGCTTATCCCAATCGTTAACCAACTTGCATTTGAAAGTGTTACACGCAATACACCACTCGATATGAATAATTTAAATCGTGTTTTCCCTGGTGATGAAAAAGGCTGGATTACAGACCAACTTGCTTTTAAGTTTACAAAGGAAATATTAGAAAAAATAGATGCATTTATTGATATTCATGCTGGTGGTAAAATCCCGATTGTCGATTATGTCTACATTCATAATGATGAAGGTTTATCAAAAGCCTTTTTATCTCCTTATTTATATAGACCAGCAGTAAGCTATGAAGGCACAACTGCTACCGTAACGACAGAATTAAATATACCTTCTGTCACAATTGAAATTGGTGGGGGACCTAACTACGAAAAGGATATTGCACGTGGTGTAGAAGGAATTATTAATCAATTAGTTTATTTAAAAGTAATAGATGGGGAATTGAAAACAGTAGAAAATCAAGTTGTATTAACTGAAATTGCTAGTATCCGACCAACTCAGGGAGGGATGCTAGTACCCGCTTTTGATTTTAGCTATGTAAATAAAATTATCGAAGGGCAGCAAACAATTGCAGAAATTTATAACCCTAAAACATTTGAGCTACTAGAAACGATTAAAGCACCATTTGAAAAAAATGTGATGATATTAATGCGTGGCTATGTTGGAACGGTTAATTCGGGTGATTATGGATGGATGCTTGGGAATATGGAGTCGAAGGAAAATGACTAA
- the nikC gene encoding nickel transporter permease, with protein MNGVDIKRILKNKSIVIGGTIVILLVLCAIFAPLIATHDPYEMNMNEILLKPGEKGHLLGTDQYGRDLLTRIIYGARVSLIVGISSVAISMLIGVAIGLIAGYYGGWIDAFFMRIVDIFLSFPVVLLAIALVAALGPGIENVIIAIGLVYWTNYARVVRGNVLSIKEEEFVQAAKTIGSSNFRIIFYNILPNTMSSIIVIATLGLGVAIVSEATLSFLGLGIEPPEASWGWTLAFGMKYIRETAHLSLYPGLAIIITVLGFNLLGDGIRDLTDNKLEK; from the coding sequence TTGAATGGCGTTGACATAAAGAGAATTTTAAAAAATAAGTCCATAGTAATTGGGGGCACAATCGTTATATTGCTAGTGCTATGTGCAATTTTTGCTCCTTTGATAGCTACACATGATCCATATGAAATGAATATGAATGAAATATTATTGAAGCCAGGAGAAAAAGGTCATCTTCTTGGAACAGATCAATATGGCAGAGATTTATTAACACGAATTATTTACGGTGCGAGAGTATCATTAATCGTTGGCATAAGTTCAGTAGCTATTTCGATGCTAATTGGAGTAGCGATTGGCTTGATAGCAGGTTATTATGGTGGCTGGATTGATGCCTTCTTTATGAGAATTGTTGATATTTTCCTGTCGTTTCCTGTAGTGCTTTTAGCAATTGCATTAGTCGCTGCATTAGGACCAGGTATTGAAAACGTAATTATAGCAATTGGACTCGTTTATTGGACAAATTATGCTCGAGTTGTGAGGGGGAATGTCCTCTCGATTAAAGAAGAAGAATTTGTACAGGCTGCTAAAACAATTGGGTCATCCAATTTTAGAATTATTTTTTACAATATTTTACCTAATACAATGTCATCAATTATTGTAATAGCTACTTTAGGCTTAGGTGTTGCTATTGTATCTGAAGCTACTCTTAGTTTTTTAGGTTTAGGTATAGAACCACCTGAAGCCAGCTGGGGTTGGACGTTGGCATTTGGAATGAAATATATTCGCGAAACAGCCCATCTGTCATTGTATCCGGGATTAGCTATTATCATTACAGTGTTAGGCTTCAACCTATTAGGTGATGGCATTCGCGATTTAACTGACAATAAACTAGAAAAATAA
- a CDS encoding ABC transporter permease has protein sequence MKKIMNKLLQLILVLLGITILVFSLLYLIPGDPAVTLLGQDATQEEINRFKEQMGLNASYLEQLTKYIAGVVQGDLGKSYIQNESVVDIVLSTLPATLELAIVALIIALLIAIPIGILSAVKRGTWIDYLGMIFAQIGVSMPVFWLGLLLILGFSIHLNILPSFGRGDPVVEALLKTITTGNLYYIFESLKYLILPALALGLMSAAFITRMVRAAMLEVLQMDYVRTADAKGVSDSIIILKHAFRNALIPIVTIIGLQFGNLLGGAIVTETIFAWPGVGRLIITAISQRDFTVVQGGVLVIAFLFAIINLIVDVLYTLINPRIRS, from the coding sequence ATGAAAAAAATAATGAACAAGCTTCTGCAGCTTATTTTAGTACTACTAGGTATAACAATTTTAGTATTTTCCCTGCTTTATTTAATTCCCGGTGACCCAGCTGTTACTTTATTAGGACAAGATGCGACACAAGAGGAAATTAATCGTTTTAAAGAACAAATGGGGCTCAATGCTAGCTATTTAGAGCAGCTAACGAAGTATATAGCTGGCGTTGTTCAAGGGGATTTAGGAAAATCCTATATTCAAAATGAGTCGGTAGTGGACATTGTTTTATCTACCCTTCCTGCAACGTTAGAACTAGCGATAGTAGCGTTAATTATAGCGCTACTTATCGCAATACCGATAGGAATTTTATCAGCAGTGAAAAGGGGCACTTGGATTGATTATTTAGGAATGATTTTCGCTCAAATCGGAGTGTCGATGCCGGTGTTTTGGCTAGGTTTATTATTGATATTAGGCTTTTCTATTCACCTGAATATACTTCCTTCGTTCGGCAGGGGGGACCCAGTTGTTGAGGCATTGCTAAAAACAATAACGACGGGCAATTTATATTATATTTTCGAAAGCTTGAAGTATTTAATTTTACCTGCTCTCGCACTTGGCTTAATGAGCGCTGCTTTTATTACTCGGATGGTGCGAGCTGCGATGCTGGAAGTATTACAGATGGACTATGTTCGCACCGCAGATGCAAAAGGGGTTTCAGACAGCATTATTATTTTAAAACATGCATTTAGAAACGCTTTAATCCCTATTGTCACAATTATTGGCTTACAATTTGGTAATTTGCTAGGGGGCGCAATCGTAACAGAAACGATTTTTGCATGGCCAGGAGTAGGACGACTTATTATTACAGCGATAAGTCAACGAGATTTTACGGTCGTACAAGGCGGTGTATTGGTCATTGCGTTTTTATTCGCAATTATTAACTTAATCGTAGATGTACTTTATACCCTAATCAATCCTCGGATCCGTTCATAA
- a CDS encoding ABC transporter substrate-binding protein → MMKEKVKLLFVMLFAVAVLAACSFSNPEENTSSENGGTSFKNEIKIGLDVDATKLDTRLASDSSSKRVTEVVYNGLIRLNTNLEPTPDLAESWENPDELTWIFNLREGVKFHDGEVLTAEDVKYTFDTILDPAFQSNSLALFSPIKSVEIVDDYKVQFNLSQAYAPLLSYLEIGIVPKHIAEVDSESLITKPIGTGPYKFDSWDKNSKIVLTANKEYYAGTPKTEKLTYFIIPDNSTRVASLESGDIDFIHSPLSASDVERMRGNNDFITEEKEGVGYTYLNFNMKNEKTADLKVRQAISHLIDKETISSAIYRGMDKPAKSPLVPSSWAYSDDVPDFEYSPEKAKELLKEAGYEDTNGDGIVDKNGVNLEIELATHTEDPNRIQVVEYLQNEFSKNGIKTRVTTTEWSTFSNNMMEGKYEVALLGWLNLFDPDRATYNQFHSSSGNNYGKYNNPKVDALLEEGRENSEQAKRKEIYKEVATIVNEEVAYNVLLYQGYVVIHSKKLIGFESSPNGSFYSMVNVQVEN, encoded by the coding sequence ATGATGAAAGAGAAAGTTAAATTATTGTTTGTGATGTTATTTGCAGTTGCTGTATTAGCAGCATGTAGCTTTAGTAATCCTGAAGAAAATACTTCTTCAGAAAATGGGGGAACTAGCTTTAAAAATGAAATAAAAATTGGTTTAGATGTCGATGCAACAAAATTAGATACTAGATTAGCAAGCGACTCATCTAGTAAGCGTGTAACTGAAGTTGTATATAACGGTTTAATTCGTCTGAATACAAATTTAGAGCCAACACCAGATTTAGCTGAAAGTTGGGAAAATCCTGATGAGCTAACATGGATTTTTAATTTAAGAGAAGGCGTGAAGTTCCATGATGGTGAAGTATTAACAGCCGAAGATGTGAAATATACATTTGATACAATTCTTGACCCAGCCTTCCAATCAAATTCTTTAGCGTTATTTTCACCGATTAAATCAGTTGAAATAGTAGATGATTATAAGGTGCAATTTAATTTATCACAAGCCTACGCACCATTACTTAGTTATTTAGAAATAGGCATTGTGCCAAAACATATTGCTGAAGTGGATAGTGAATCATTAATTACGAAGCCTATTGGTACAGGTCCATATAAATTCGATAGCTGGGATAAAAATAGCAAAATTGTTTTAACAGCGAATAAAGAATATTACGCTGGCACACCTAAAACAGAAAAATTAACTTACTTTATTATTCCTGATAACTCTACTCGAGTAGCCTCACTAGAATCGGGGGATATAGATTTTATTCACTCGCCGCTTTCAGCATCCGATGTCGAGCGCATGAGAGGGAATAATGATTTCATTACTGAAGAAAAAGAAGGCGTTGGCTACACTTATTTAAACTTTAATATGAAAAATGAAAAAACAGCTGATTTGAAAGTTAGACAAGCTATCTCACATCTTATTGATAAAGAAACGATTTCATCAGCGATTTATCGTGGAATGGACAAGCCTGCAAAATCACCATTAGTGCCATCGTCTTGGGCATATAGCGATGATGTACCCGATTTTGAATATAGCCCGGAAAAAGCGAAGGAATTATTAAAAGAAGCGGGTTATGAGGATACAAATGGTGATGGCATTGTTGATAAAAATGGCGTTAATTTAGAAATTGAGCTTGCTACGCATACGGAGGACCCAAATCGAATTCAAGTAGTGGAGTATTTGCAAAATGAATTTTCTAAAAACGGCATTAAAACAAGGGTAACAACTACAGAATGGTCAACATTTAGCAATAATATGATGGAAGGTAAATATGAAGTTGCTTTATTAGGTTGGTTAAATTTATTTGACCCTGACCGTGCTACGTACAATCAATTCCATTCATCAAGTGGTAACAACTATGGGAAATATAATAATCCTAAAGTCGATGCATTGCTAGAAGAAGGTCGAGAAAATAGCGAGCAAGCGAAACGAAAAGAGATTTATAAAGAAGTCGCAACAATTGTTAATGAAGAAGTAGCTTATAACGTTTTACTATATCAAGGCTATGTTGTTATTCATTCGAAGAAATTAATTGGCTTTGAATCTTCACCAAATGGAAGCTTCTATAGCATGGTTAATGTACAAGTTGAAAATTAA
- a CDS encoding M24 family metallopeptidase: protein MRHEIRMNQIYEKLIFSKTCTIVCSAENIQYLTGEDMSFSSRPYYLLLKPDDTFELFINELYKQHPLKISNINIIYYLDSEEGVEQLSKHIPLNQKVFFDCGLSLHDYLYLQTKRPDLQLSITSYIEDIRIIKDEKEIDCLSQATLITDAVFCQLQELIHLPATELSIKHQIITLFAQSNVHQLNFNPIVATGRNTVNPHHLSREVGIQEGESILIDIGCKYNGYRSDMTRMMKCGELLDAKITEYFDILKEIQSTVINMIKPGLGIKEVDLFVREELKKRNLLDYYTHNLGHGIGLAAYEYPYINHFSNDVFQEGMVVTIGPGIYIEGQFGLRIEDVVHVQHERAKKLSNLSNEWLNINY, encoded by the coding sequence ATGAGACACGAAATTAGAATGAATCAAATTTATGAAAAGCTTATATTTTCTAAAACTTGCACCATCGTTTGTTCAGCCGAAAATATCCAATATCTTACGGGTGAAGATATGTCTTTTTCTTCAAGACCCTATTATTTGTTGTTAAAGCCGGATGATACGTTTGAGTTATTTATTAATGAGCTGTATAAACAACATCCGCTAAAAATAAGCAATATAAATATTATTTATTACTTAGATAGTGAGGAGGGAGTTGAGCAGTTAAGCAAGCATATACCATTAAATCAAAAAGTGTTTTTTGATTGTGGTCTTAGCTTACATGATTATTTATATTTGCAGACTAAACGCCCTGATTTACAACTATCCATTACTAGCTACATTGAGGATATAAGAATCATTAAGGATGAAAAAGAAATTGATTGTTTAAGCCAAGCGACTTTAATAACGGATGCTGTTTTTTGTCAATTGCAGGAGCTTATTCATTTACCTGCAACTGAACTATCAATTAAGCATCAAATTATTACTTTATTTGCACAATCAAATGTTCATCAGTTAAATTTCAATCCGATTGTAGCAACAGGGAGAAATACGGTAAATCCGCATCACCTGTCAAGGGAAGTAGGGATTCAAGAAGGGGAATCTATTTTGATTGATATTGGCTGCAAATATAATGGTTACCGTTCAGATATGACGAGGATGATGAAATGTGGTGAGTTGTTAGATGCTAAAATAACGGAATATTTCGATATTTTGAAGGAGATACAATCTACGGTGATTAACATGATAAAGCCGGGTTTAGGCATTAAAGAAGTGGATTTATTTGTTAGAGAAGAGTTAAAAAAGAGAAATTTGCTAGATTATTATACGCATAATCTAGGGCATGGAATTGGTCTAGCAGCGTATGAGTACCCATATATTAATCACTTTTCAAATGATGTATTTCAAGAGGGAATGGTTGTAACAATTGGCCCAGGTATTTATATTGAAGGGCAGTTCGGACTGCGAATTGAAGATGTTGTACACGTTCAACATGAAAGAGCAAAAAAACTAAGCAATCTTTCGAATGAATGGCTAAATATTAATTATTAA
- a CDS encoding DUF3870 domain-containing protein, with product MRSTTIICTGYARLPEGMAAKNLYGVMGIGFEIDSETDRIINVSSTFVTSMCSDFLQSIFVGHDMKLGLEEQIEQFENRYFALGKKAVSVAIRDAYNQFLIYKNKIKVDN from the coding sequence ATGCGATCTACAACGATTATTTGTACAGGCTATGCTCGTTTACCGGAGGGAATGGCTGCTAAGAATTTATACGGAGTAATGGGAATTGGCTTTGAAATTGATTCAGAAACTGATCGTATAATAAATGTTTCTTCCACATTTGTCACTTCCATGTGCTCTGATTTTCTTCAATCCATATTTGTTGGGCATGATATGAAATTAGGTTTAGAGGAACAAATCGAACAATTTGAAAATCGCTATTTTGCCCTAGGAAAGAAAGCGGTTTCGGTAGCGATTCGAGATGCATATAATCAATTTTTAATTTATAAAAATAAAATAAAAGTTGACAATTAA
- a CDS encoding LURP-one-related/scramblase family protein — protein MNQLYIKQKVFSLSGKFTVKNAQGEDVYFVEGSFLQIPKTFTIFNSSRAEVAVITKKVFSFLPTFFVEVDGREMVRIKKEFSFLKARYSIVAEGIEVRGNWFDMNFSIFKHGEVVGKVNKEWFTWGDSYKVEVLDEQLEKLIIALVVAIDCVKADNAAAASAAT, from the coding sequence ATGAACCAGCTCTATATTAAACAAAAAGTATTTAGCTTGAGTGGGAAGTTTACAGTGAAAAATGCACAGGGAGAAGATGTGTACTTTGTTGAGGGAAGCTTTCTCCAAATTCCAAAAACGTTTACGATATTTAATTCATCACGAGCAGAGGTAGCAGTTATTACGAAAAAGGTTTTTAGCTTTTTACCAACATTTTTTGTTGAAGTAGATGGACGAGAAATGGTGCGAATTAAAAAAGAATTCAGTTTTTTAAAAGCACGTTATTCCATTGTTGCGGAAGGAATTGAGGTGCGGGGCAATTGGTTCGATATGAATTTTTCTATATTTAAGCATGGAGAAGTTGTTGGAAAAGTGAATAAAGAATGGTTTACATGGGGTGATAGCTATAAGGTGGAAGTTTTAGATGAGCAATTGGAGAAGTTAATCATTGCGCTCGTTGTAGCGATTGATTGTGTAAAGGCAGATAATGCAGCGGCTGCATCTGCAGCAACATAA